From Panthera uncia isolate 11264 chromosome E1, Puncia_PCG_1.0, whole genome shotgun sequence, one genomic window encodes:
- the ZNF174 gene encoding LOW QUALITY PROTEIN: zinc finger protein 174 (The sequence of the model RefSeq protein was modified relative to this genomic sequence to represent the inferred CDS: deleted 1 base in 1 codon), with translation MAAKMEITLSSQSHIQASSKPERHIITKLEEKRGPALQKDRPDPELSRQSFRRFCYQEVTGPQEALVRLQQLCRQWLQPELHTKEQILELLVLEQFLNILPSEIQARVRHRCPMSCREIVTLVEDFQRAAKRPKQWVAVCMQGQKVLLEKTGSQLGEQELPDFQLQTPRRFPRESALEEPSQAGSPDQLSSHHWEKSTLLQEPSPRLAGTEAPRMKSDNKENPQPEGAKGGKPCALSPGRPKGNGLQSPEPRGANRNEPRLSRRQVSPPNAQKPFAHYQRHCRELEYISSPLKSHPLRELKKSKGGRRSLSSRLQRLGHQAARSAKKPYKCDDCGKSFTWNSELKRHKRVHTGERPYTCGECGNCFGRQSTLKLHQRIHTGEKPYQCGQCGKSFRQSSNLHQHHRLHHGD, from the exons ATGGCGGCTAAGATGGAGATAACTTTGAGCTCGCAGTCCCACATTCAGGCCTCCTCCAAGCCAGAGAGACACATAATAACAAAGCTGGAAGAGAAACGGGGACCCGCTCTGCAAAAGGACCGCCCCGATCCCGAGCTCTCCCGCCAGAGCTTCCGACGGTTTTGTTATCAAGAGGTGACTGGACCCCAAGAGGCACTCGTCCGGCTGCAGCAGCTCTGCCGTCAGTGGCTGCAGCCCGAGCTGCACACCAAAGAGCAGATATTGGAGCTGCTGGTGCTGGAGCAGTTCCTGAACATCCTGCCCTCGGAGATTCAGGCTCGCGTCAGGCATCGATGTCCAATGAGCTGCAGGGAGATTGTGACCCTGGTGGAAGATTTTCAAAGAGCAGCCAAGAGACCAAAGCAGTGG GTGGCCGTGTGTATGCAGGGGCAGAAAGTGCTCTTGGAGAAAACTGGATCTCAGCTTGGAGAACAGGAACTACCAGACTTTCAACTGCAAACTCCTAGGAGGTTTCCCCGGGAGAGTGCTCTGGAGGAGCCTTCCCAGGCGGGATCTCCGGACCAGCTGAGCTCTCATCATTGGGAAAAATCCACACTCCTCCAGGAACCAAGCCCCAGATTGGCTGGTACAG AGGCCCCCAGAATGAAAAGTGACAACAAGGAAAATCCGCAGCCAGAGGGGGCTAAAGGAGGGAAGCCATGTGCCCTGTCCCCTGGCAGACCCAAAGGTAACGGTCTGCAGAGTCCCGAACCGAGAGGGGCGAATAGGAATGAACCCCGGTTGTCACGGAGGCAGGTCAGC CCCCCGAATGCTCAGAAGCCATTCGCTCACTACCAGAGACATTGCAGGGAACTGGAGTACATCAGCAGCCCCCTGAAAAGCCACCCGCTGAGAGAgctgaagaaaagcaaagggggcagaaggagccTGAGCAGTCGCCTGCAGCGCCTTGGTCACCAGGCGGCCCGCTCGGCAAAGAAGCCTTACAAATGCGATGACTGTGGGAAAAGCTTCACGTGGAATTCGGAGCTGAAAAGACACAAGCGGGTGCACACAGGGGAGAGGCCCTACACGTGCGGAGAGTGTGGGAACTGCTTTGGGCGCCAGTCAACGCTGAAACTGCACCAGAGGATccacaccggggagaagccctACCAGTGCGGCCAGTGTGGGAAAAGCTTTCGCCAGAGCTCAAACCTCCACCAGCACCACAGACTCCACCACGGGGACTGA